The Elaeis guineensis isolate ETL-2024a chromosome 14, EG11, whole genome shotgun sequence genome has a segment encoding these proteins:
- the LOC105057603 gene encoding aspartyl protease AED3 encodes MAMAGLPLLQVVVVVAAAVVAVSSGATTAPAGCTAPADSGSTLRVLHAFGPCSPFHSSASWEDTVLDLLSRDDSRLLYLASLATARRSFVPIAPGRQLLQTPTYVVRARLGNPPQPLLLAVDTSSDVAWLPCSGCTGCPYSAAASPFDTSRSITYRPVPCGAPPCSQVPNPSCPAGSTACGFNITYGSSSLLASLAQDSLSLASDVVSGYNFGCLKKTTGPSVPPQGLLGLGRGPLSFLSQTRNIYASTFSYCLPSFKSLNFSGTLRLGPAGQPYRIKTTPLHSNPHRSSLYYVDMVGIRVGPKVVDIPPAALTFDAATGGGTIFDSGTMFTRLVAPAYVAVRDEFRRRVRGAGKVTSLGGFDTCYNGPFVAPGITFMFVGMNVTLPADNYLIHSTAGSITCLAMAAAPDNVNSVLNVIANMQQMNHRVLFDVPNGRLGVARERCTF; translated from the coding sequence ATGGCCATGGCTGGCCTGCCCCTGCTACAAGTAGTAGTAGTAGTAGCAGCAGCAGTAGTTGCGGTCTCCAGCGGCGCCACCACCGCCCCGGCCGGTTGCACTGCCCCGGCTGACAGCGGCTCCACGCTGCGCGTTCTCCACGCCTTCGGCCCCTGCTCCCCCTTCCACTCATCCGCCTCCTGGGAGGACACTGTCCTCGACCTCCTCTCCCGCGACGACTCCCGCCTCCTCTACCTCGCCTCCCTCGCCACCGCCCGCCGATCCTTTGTCCCCATCGCCCCCGGCCGTCAGCTCCTCCAGACCCCTACCTACGTCGTCCGCGCCCGCCTTGGCAACCCGCCTCAGCCCCTCCTCCTCGCCGTCGACACCAGCAGCGACGTCGCCTGGCTCCCTTGTTCCGGTTGCACCGGCTGTCCCTACTCCGCCGCCGCCTCGCCCTTTGACACTTCCCGCTCCATCACTTACCGCCCCGTCCCTTGCGGCGCTCCGCCGTGCTCGCAAGTCCCCAACCCCTCCTGCCCCGCCGGATCCACCGCCTGCGGCTTCAACATCACCTACGGCTCCTCCTCCCTCCTCGCCTCCCTCGCCCAGGACTCCCTCTCCCTCGCCTCCGACGTCGTCTCCGGCTACAACTTCGGCTGCCTCAAGAAAACCACCGGCCCCTCCGTTCCACCCCAAGGCCTCCTCGGCCTCGGCCGCGGccccctctccttcctctcccaaACCAGGAACATCTACGCCTCCACCTTCTCTTACTGCCTCCCTAGCTTCAAGTCCCTCAACTTCTCCGGCACTCTCCGCCTCGGCCCTGCCGGCCAGCCCTACCGTATTAAAACCACTCCACTCCACTCCAACCCCCACCGCTCTTCTCTCTACTACGTCGATATGGTCGGGATCCGGGTCGGCCCCAAGGTGGTCGACATCCCGCCGGCGGCACTGACCTTCGACGCCGCCACCGGCGGAGGGACGATCTTCGACTCCGGGACGATGTTCACCCGCCTGGTGGCGCCGGCGTACGTGGCGGTGCGGGACGAGTTCCGGCGCCGGGTGCGGGGCGCCGGCAAAGTGACGTCGCTCGGCGGGTTCGACACGTGTTACAATGGCCCCTTCGTGGCGCCGGGGATAACGTTTATGTTCGTCGGGATGAACGTGACGCTGCCGGCGGACAACTATTTGATTCACAGCACCGCCGGGTCGATCACTTGCCTGGCCATGGCGGCAGCGCCGGACAACGTGAACTCGGTACTTAACGTGATTGCCAACATGCAGCAGATGAACCACCGCGTTCTCTTCGACGTGCCCAACGGCAGGCTGGGCGTCGCCCGCGAGCGCTGTACCTTTTAA